Proteins co-encoded in one Papaver somniferum cultivar HN1 chromosome 5, ASM357369v1, whole genome shotgun sequence genomic window:
- the LOC113280117 gene encoding uncharacterized protein LOC113280117: MDFEEDETIDKSWLELPRNHLDYEAGVKNFMKFACRDLELGEEIWCPCRKCNNKNLLKPSKVEAHIMWKGFLQGYVHWIYHGEGEEEDYMSTGTVIWDEDDRMKELINEMVPDYDEDAPKDEASNFYQVLEDAKVPLYPGCEKYSRLSFTIHLLHIKCQGGLSIKWFNVLLNLLIKAFPDAKLPRNFYEARKTISNLGHRYTKIDACPNDCMLYWKDDADRNDCRVCGVSRWKTVSSNTNNGSENRRTPKGKKIPEKKLRYFNLKPRLQKLFMSPQPATDMRYHAEERINDGLLRHPADAKTWKNFDKRHPTFAADPRNVRLALASDGMNPYGNMMNPHSTWPVVLIIYNLPPWEVMQEQNFILSMIISGPKSPGNDIDVYLQPLIEELKELWYVGVTTYDASKKEYFQLRAALLGTINDFPALAMLSGWSTKGSLACPCCGSDPCSTRLRYGGKFCYMQHRRFLPADHKWRQQTTPFNGEKELREKPHLMNGDEINHQLAHFEQVEFGKNAKQNGLTPTVPVDFDHNWKKKSVFFGKSCHM; the protein is encoded by the coding sequence ATGGATTTCGAAGAAGATGAAACTATCGACAAGAGTTGGTTGGAACTGCCAAGAAACCATCTTGACTATGAAGCGGGTGtcaaaaatttcatgaaatttgcgTGTCGCGACTTAGAACTAGGGGAGGAAATATGGTGTCCGTGTAGAAAGTGCAATAACAAAAACTTACTCAAACCAAGTAAGGTGGAGGCACATATAATGTGGAAAGGGTTTCTGCAAGGATATGTCCATTGGATATACCATGGGGAGGGTGAGGAGGAGGACTATATGTCTACTGGTACTGTGATTTGGGATGAAGACGACCGAATGAAGGAACTGATAAATGAGATGGTGcctgattatgatgaagatgcTCCAAAAGACGAAGCTTCAAATTTTTACCAGGTACTGGAAGATGCAAAGGTTCCACTATATCCTGGTTGTGAAAAGTACTCACGGTTGTCCTTTACTATACACTTGCTTCACATCAAGTGCCAAGGTGGTCTGAGCATCAAGTGGTTTAACGTGCTACTGAATCTCTTGATCAAGGCATTTCCAGATGCCAAACTTCCAAGGAACTTTTACGAAGCTAGGAAAACAATCAGTAACTTGGGTCATAGATACACTAAGATCGATGCTTGTCCTAACGATTGCATGTTATATTGGAAAGATGACGCGGATAGAAATGATTGTCGGGTATGTGGTGTTTCTAGATGGAAAACCGTTTCATCTAATACTAATAACGGGTCAGAAAATAGAAGGACACCGAAAGGGAAGAAGATTCCTGAAAAAAAACTAAGGTACTTCAACTTGAAGCCCAGACTTCAAAAGTTATTTATGTCTCCACAGCCTGCTACTGATATGCGATATCATGCTGAAGAACGTATCAATGATGGACTTTTGAGACATCCTGCTGATGCGAAGACATGGAAAAACTTTGATAAGAGGCATCCAACGTTTGCAGCTGACCCTAGGAATGTGAGACTTGCATTAGCAAGTGATGGCATGAATCCTTACGGAAATATGATGAATCCGCATAGTACATGGCCAGTGGTTCTAATCATCTACAACTTACCACCATGGGAGGTTATGCAAGAGCAAAACTTCATTTTGTCTATGATAATTTCGGGACCCAAGTCACCGGGAAATGATATCGATGTTTATTTACAACCCCTTATAGAAGAATTGAAGGAATTATGGTACGTTGGTGTTACCACTTACGATGCTTCGAAGAAAGAGTATTTTCAGTTGCGCGCAGCATTGCTTGGCACTATTAATGACTTTCCTGCACTAGCTATGCTCTCCGGGTGGAGCACCAAGGGGTCCTTAGCATGTCCGTGTTGTGGGTCCGACCCATGTTCAACTCGACTGCGGTATGGAGGTAAGTTTTGTTACATGCAACATCGTCGGTTCTTGCCTGCTGATCACAAGTGGCGACAACAGACAACACCCTTCAACGGGGAAAAAGAGCTTAGAGAAAAACCACATCTAATGAATGGGGATGAGATAAATCATCAGTTGGCACATTTTGAGCAAGTAGAATTTGGTAAGAATGCCAAACAGAACGGTCTGACACCAACAGTACCGGTCGATTTTGAccacaattggaaaaaaaaaagtgtatTTTTCGGGAAGAGTTGCCATATGTGA